The Drosophila bipectinata strain 14024-0381.07 chromosome 2L, DbipHiC1v2, whole genome shotgun sequence genome has a segment encoding these proteins:
- the LOC138925847 gene encoding fibrinogen-like protein 1: MDPRVIVVLLSVLFLSDLISANEECPANTIPEHVIEVVECSGTCFEVVKPFLSYFRELKTAADKSSELKTHLMQVLKEVEIKDQLIDTLNATIKSKDEQSQTLIKSKDEQIQTLNSLIKSNDARVRAQSDNEDLIRLKNSEISERNNEILLLNQTINKKDEEVTKLNLKVKHFEELQKNEQKKYSDEKDEFNKKLINCSEIINQNNHTLIEKENEIQQNKEDIQREDELLKEKDKKVQEKTDEAKTRDAQNSLLTSQINDLSQNLTKANKRLLECDEINSCTTAEKGIYNIKLPGVSAFEAPCNGSGWTVIQRRMDGSVDFNRNWTEYRDGFGNVTGEFFIGLEKLYHITQSSQYELLISLGKVDGSRDFVKYDNFKIGSEKNSYPLESVGNYKGGVGNSLQKHVNKRFSTYDRDNDEWKGNCAKTCGGGWWFTNCGYSSLNGRFYKDEKIKDKLFGIYWGSWHKFDYTVSLTFVEMMIRPKTF; encoded by the exons ATGGATCCGCGAGTTATAGTAGTACTTCTGTCGGTTTTATTCCTGTCAGATTTAATTTCTGCAAACGAAGAGTGTCCTGCAAATACTATACCGGAACACGTTATTGAGGTGGTGGAGTGCTCTGGAACTTGTTTTGAAGTTGTGAAACCTTTTCTAAGTTATTTCCGGGAATTAAAAACAGCTGCCGATAAAAGTAGTGAACTCAAAACCCATTTAATGCAAGTTCTTAAAGAAGTTGAAATTAAAGATCAGCTAATAGACACATTAAACGCGACGATTAAAAGTAAAGATGAACAATCacaaactttaattaaaagtaaagatGAACAAATACAAACATTAAACTCTCTCATTAAAAGCAACGATGCTCGTGTTAGGGCTCAAAGTGACAATGAAGATCTGATAAGACTAAAAAATAGTGAAATTAGTGAACgaaataatgaaattttattattaaatcaaacaataaacaaaaaagatgAAGAAGTTACAAAACTAAACTTAAAAGTTAAACACTTTGAAGAACTtcaaaaaaatgaacaaaaaaaatatagtgacgaaaaagacgaatttaataaaaagttaatCAATTGTTCGGAAATTATCAACCAAAATAACCATACTTtgattgaaaaagaaaacgaaaTTCAGCAAAACAAAGAAGATATTCAACGAGAAGACGAACTACTTAAGGAAAAGGATAAAAAAGTACAGGAGAAGACTGATGAGGCTAAGACCAGGGACGCCCAAAATAGTCTCTTAACCAGtcaaataaatgatttatCCCAAAACTTAACTAAAGCAAATAAAAGACTGTTAGAATGTGATGAAATAAACTCCTGTACCACCGCCGAAAAAGGCATTTACAATATAAAGCTTCCGGGAGTGAGTGCATTTGAGGCTCCTTGCAATGGGTCCGGATGGACGGTGATTCAACGACGAATGGATGGAAGCGTGGATTTTAATCGGAATTGGACTGAATACAGAGATGGGTTCGGAAATGTAACGGGAGAATTCTTCATCGGCCTGGAAAAGTTGTACCATATAACCCAATCGAGTCAGTACGAACTTCTCATCAGTCTGGGAAAAGTGGACGGGTCCAGAGATTTCGTCAAGTATGATAACTTCAAGATTGGCAGTGAGAAGAATTCCTATCCATTGGAATCGGTTGGAAATTACAAAGGCGGTGTAGGGAATTCCTTGCAAAAGCATGTGAATAAGAGATTCTCAACATATGATAGGGATAATGACGAGTGGAAAGGAAATTGCGCTAAGACATGTGGTGGTGGCTGGTGGTTTACTAATTGTGGCTATAG CTCCCTAAACGGAAGGTTCTACAAAgatgaaaaaattaaagataagTTATTCGGCATATATTGGGGCAGTTGGCATAAATTCGACTATACCGTTTCACTGACTTTTGTCGAAATGATGATAAGGCCCAAAACCTTTTAG
- the LOC108131155 gene encoding fibrinogen-like protein 1 — MDPRVLVAILSVVVLADLSVADKEDSKSALEPVNEVAECSASCFDAIKPIIDHIMVSKTTADEGRDLEDQLILLMNEIKIKDEQIHALSKINDEQRNTINTLTKNNDALIKAQNDNQELIRIINSESNERKNERKKIEENKIEIKIKDELIKKKDKEIQENPDKAVSKDAQNNDLASQISVITRNLIEANEKLSIRDEINSCTTAEKGIYHIKLPGMSAFEAPCNGSGWLVIQRRMDGSVNFNRGWAKYRDGFGNLTGEFFIGLEKLYQITQSSQYELLISLGKINGSTAFVKYDNFKIGSEENSYPLESVGNFSGDAGDSLKYDEKMKFSTFDRDNDMYRIDNCPEMYNGGWWFNNCGGSSLNGYFYKNGKQENSSKGGVIWGSWQEWNWKVSLTFVEMMIRPKPF, encoded by the exons ATGGATCCGCGAGTTTTAGTAGCGATTCTATCAGTTGTAGTCCTGGCAGATTTATCTGTGGCCGATAAGGAGGATTCTAAAAGTGCACTAGAGCCAGTAAATGAGGTGGCCGAGTGCAGTGCGAGCTGTTTTGATGCCATAAAGCCCATTATAGACCACATCATGGTATCTAAAACGACCGCGGATGAAGGACGAGACTTAGAAGACCAGTTGATCCTTTTGATGaacgaaattaaaataaaagatgaACAGATACACGCGCTTAGCAAAATTAACGATGAACAAAGAAACACAATAAATACTCTGACCAAAAACAACGATGCTCTCATAAAAGCACAAAATGACAATCAAGAGCTGATAAGGATTATAAATAGTGAATCGAATGAgcgaaaaaatgaaagaaagaaaatcgAGGAAAATAAGatagaaattaaaataaaagacgaaCTAATTAAGAAAAAGGATAAAGAAATTCAGGAGAACCCTGATAAGGCAGTCAGCAAGGACGCCCAAAATAATGACCTAGCCAGTCAAATAAGTGTTATAACCCGAAACTTAATTGAAGCTAATGAAAAACTGTCAATACGTGATGAAATAAACTCCTGTACCACCGCCGAAAAAGGCATTTACCATATAAAACTCCCTGGAATGAGTGCATTCGAGGCTCCTTGCAATGGGTCAGGATGGTTGGTGATTCAACGACGAATGGATGGCAGCGTGAATTTCAACCGGGGTTGGGCGAAATACAGAGATGGATTCGGCAATTTAACGGGAGAATTCTTCATCGGCCTAGAGAAGTTGTACCAAATAACCCAATCGAGTCAGTACGAACTTCTCATCAGTcttggaaaaatcaatgggtCCACTGCTTTCGTCAAGTATGATAACTTCAAGATTGGCAGTGAGGAGAATTCCTATCCATTGGAATCGGTTGGAAATTTCTCAGGAGACGCAGGCGATTCTCTTAAATACGATGAAAAAATGAAGTTCTCAACATTTGACAGGGATAATGACATGTACAGAATTGACAATTGCCCTGAGATGTATAATGGTGGCTGGTGGTTCAATAATTGTGGAGGAAG cTCCCTTAACGgatatttctacaaaaatggcaaacaagAGAATTCTTCGAAGGGTGGAGTTATTTGGGGAAGTTGGCAAGAGTGGAATTGGAAG GTTTCCCTCACATTTGTTGAAATGATGATAAGGCCCAAacccttttaa
- the LOC122322039 gene encoding angiopoietin-1-like — protein sequence MDPRVIVVLLSVLFLSDLISANEECPTNTIPEQIIEVVECSGTCFEVVKPFLNYFRELKTAADKSSELKTHLLQVLKEVEIKDQLIDTLNATLKSKDEQTQTLIKSKDEQIQTLIKSKDEQIQTLIKSKDEQIQSLIKSKDEQIQTLNSLIKSNDARVRAQSDNEDLIRLKNSEITKRKNEILLLNQTINKKDEELTKLNLKVKHLEELQKNEQKKYSDEKDEFNKKLISCSEIINQNNHTLIEKENEIQQNKEDIQRKDELLKEKDKEIQEKTDEAKTRDAQESLLTSQINDLSQNLTKTNKRLLECDEINSCTTAEKGIYNIKLPGVSAFKAFCNGSGWLVIQRRMDGSVDFHRSWTEYRDGFGYLRGEFFIGLEKLYQITQSGQYELLISLGEVDGSRYFVKYDNFKISSEKNSYTLEYIGNPTPGGAEDSLKYHLNMKFSTYDRDNDLWDESCAMMCGGGWWFANCGYSSLNGRFYKDGKIKDNLYGIYWGSWQDWDYTVSLTFVEMMIRPKHF from the exons ATGGATCCGCGAGTTATAGTAGTACTTCTGTCGGTTTTATTCCTGTCAGATTTAATTTCTGCAAACGAAGAGTGTCCTACAAATACTATACCCGAACAAATTATTGAGGTGGTGGAGTGCTCTGGAACTTGTTTCGAAGTTGTGAaaccttttttaaattatttccgaGAATTAAAAACAGCTGCCGATAAAAGTAGTGAACTAAAAACCCATTTATTGCAAGTTCTTAAAGAAGTTGAAATTAAAGATCAGCTAATAGACACATTAAACGCGACGCTTAAAAGTAAAGATGAACAAACacaaactttaattaaaagtaaagatgaacaaatacaaactttaattaaaagtaaagatgaacaaatacaaactttaattaaaagtaaagatGAACAAATacaaagtttaattaaaagtaaagatGAACAAATACAAACATTAAACTCTCTCATTAAAAGCAACGATGCTCGTGTTAGGGCTCAAAGTGACAATGAAGATCTAATAAGACTAAAAAATAGTGAAATAACTAaacgaaaaaatgaaattttattattaaatcaaacaataaacaaaaaagatgAAGAACTTACAAAACTGAACTTAAAAGTTAAACACCTTGAAGAACTtcaaaaaaatgaacaaaaaaaatatagtgacgaaaaagacgaatttaataaaaagttaattaGTTGTTCGGAAATTATCAACCAAAATAACCATACTTtgattgaaaaagaaaacgaaaTTCAGCAAAACAAAGAAGATATTCAACGAAAAGACGAACTACTTAAGGAAAAGGATAAAGAAATACAGGAGAAGACTGATGAGGCTAAGACCAGGGACGCCCAAGAAAGTCTCTTAACCAGtcaaataaatgatttatCCCAAAACTTaactaaaacaaacaaaagactGTTAGAATGTGATGAAATAAACTCCTGTACCACCGCCGAAAAAGGCATTTACAATATAAAGCTTCCGGGAGTGAGTGCATTTAAGGCTTTTTGCAATGGATCAGGATGGTTGGTGATTCAACGACGAATGGATGGAAGCGTGGATTTTCATCGGAGTTGGACTGAATACAGAGATGGGTTCGGCTATTTAAGAGGAGAATTTTTCATCGGCCTAGAGAAGTTGTACCAAATAACCCAGTCGGGTCAGTACGAACTTCTCATCAGTCTGGGAGAAGTCGATGGgtccagatattttgtcaAGTATGATAACTTCAAGATTAGCAGTGAGAAAAATTCCTATACATTGGAATATATTGGAAATCCCACCCCTGGAGGTGCAGAGGATTCCCTCAAGTACCATTTGAACATGAAATTCTCAACATATGACAGGGATAATGACTTATGGGATGAAAGTTGCGCTATGATGTGTGGTGGTGGCTGGTGGTTTGCTAATTGTGGCTATAG CTCCCTAAACGGAAGGTTCTACAAAGatggaaaaattaaagataattTATACGGCATATATTGGGGCAGTTGGCAGGATTGGGACTATACCGTTTCACTGACTTTTGTCGAAATGATGATAAGACCCAAGCACTTTTGA
- the LOC108131277 gene encoding uncharacterized protein: protein MSTPATGLASGAKGANGVRTETDHIITISTASLTETGSEEPVKGLSTPARKPQTSIGIPVPSVVVPNPPTSSDQSERGKKRSFGLCRLSQLVSYQNNIADVQHRRGRRLHGLQLPLHPLQLFGWLVLLLFGVASYWVLIPAFHAPLQGPLYGLITGLYLVHIVSHLTALLTDPADKELRRVHRNDRIVPEFDRTKHGHVIENGRCHLCNIRTSSSRTKHCSVCNKCVGKFDHHCKWLNHCIGSRNYVAFLMCVVSAVVATLVIVAAVVAQIVFYYVQPEWLSFYWCRMGAPSASSSSSSHQMDGGDFINLTLSLGNGTMMLMEQEPETVAGEPPSGEMDEEMANITMSTLPTLLENFTALIEASTAQPGISSLSNQTVTPVVDGIGVNETIFLLLLGVLGLLAAVSAGLLLHLCFFHIYISFLGLTTYEYIRNHRQAQEAKAKQLQEGAATVAKNGSVHFSAYLPEPHNPSRSLPGGQQLYCCSSAPHPSQQSQEAVVGQTEQSMRLHCCSSSREFHQSRQAIYVCSMLEEAGPQVQLDQDTLSSFHCCSSFAASSLQRRVSVAKGSLISPEPRPQRPATYVQYTEQCTLCTFRLRRGPGGAGSSGAVSSAGGSSSTRTLTSQTGGGSSSTGTAAGNISKHQRWRRKWNCCASVPDSPDVPNDLLAALTFREREEAAAAGKLNAQELPIQFIRTLNGGLEPETLPLKITTTPTPPRSSRLRHMLRLLGRYRRPRCRHGSHHGIAAKEHGGVGVGIKQNQIRPLQLQAAGRGYVTNSTATPTPPASSPSRSSLESSELSTSTSPSSGRKELMLLPTSVIRDDSVTTYTLTLPPALPPPTRRKMNQTSQELAELAETLGFASNLQQLSQQNQQSQTNSRTLPSLGNVYRRQRRKHFLRTRSPTLSPIHESGLSNPTSPQPLRHHQHQILANSNSNPAKATSSPLLSRASGTSSTALVQNLCSLAGETLRKTASNSSLQSLSSNSSST, encoded by the coding sequence ATGTCCACGCCAGCAACTGGACTAGCATCAGGAGCGAAAGGAGCCAACGGAGTCAGGACGGAGACGGATCACATCATAACCATCAGCACTGCCAGCTTGACGGAGACCGGAAGCGAGGAGCCTGTAAAGGGACTGTCCACGCCGGCCCGCAAACCCCAGACCTCGATTGGAATACCAGTTCCCTCAGTAGTGGTCCCGAATCCCCCCACCAGCAGCGACCAGTCCGAGCGAGGCAAAAAGAGATCCTTTGGTCTATGTCGCCTCTCCCAGCTAGTGAGCTATCAGAACAACATCGCTGATGTGCAGCATCGCCGGGGAAGACGCCTCCACGGTCTGCAGCTGCCCCTGCATCCTCTCCAGCTGTTCGGCTGGCTGGTACTCCTGCTCTTCGGAGTGGCCAGCTACTGGGTGCTAATCCCGGCATTTCATGCACCGCTGCAGGGTCCACTCTATGGTCTGATTACGGGCCTCTACCTGGTGCACATCGTATCCCACCTGACAGCCCTGCTGACGGATCCCGCGGACAAGGAGCTGCGCCGGGTGCACCGCAACGACCGGATTGTGCCGGAGTTCGATCGCACCAAGCACGGCCACGTGATCGAGAACGGCCGGTGCCACTTGTGCAACATCCGGACCTCGTCCAGCCGCACCAAGCACTGCTCCGTGTGCAACAAGTGCGTGGGCAAGTTTGACCACCACTGCAAGTGGCTCAACCACTGCATCGGCTCGCGCAACTATGTGGCCTTCCTGATGTGTGTAGTCAGTGCGGTGGTGGCCACCCTGGTCATCGTGGCAGCCGTGGTGGCCCAAATCGTCTTCTACTACGTCCAGCCGGAGTGGCTGAGCTTCTACTGGTGTCGGATGGGCGCCCCCTCCgcgtcgtcgtcatcgtcgAGCCACCAAATGGACGGAGGCGACTTCATAAATCTCACACTAAGTCTGGGAAACGGCACAATGATGCTAATGGAGCAGGAACCGGAAACGGTGGCGGGGGAGCCACCGAGCGGGGAAATGGACGAGGAGATGGCGAACATAACCATGTCCACTCTGCCCACCCTCCTGGAAAATTTTACGGCCCTGATAGAAGCTAGCACGGCTCAGCCGGGGATTAGCAGCCTTAGCAATCAGACAGTGACGCCCGTTGTGGACGGAATCGGAGTCAATGAGACGAttttcctgctcctgctcggGGTCCTGGGGCTTCTGGCCGCCGTCAGCGCCGGCCTGCTGCTCCACTTGTGCTTCTTTCACATCTACATCTCCTTTTTGGGACTGACTACCTACGAGTACATCAGAAACCACCGCCAAGCTCAGGAGGCCAAGGCCAAGCAGCTCCAGGAGGGAGCTGCCACTGTGGCCAAGAACGGGAGTGTCCACTTCTCTGCGTACCTGCCCGAGCCGCACAATCCGTCCAGATCGTTGCCCGGGGGCCAGCAGCTGTACTGCTGCTCCAGCGCCCCGCATCCCAGCCAGCAGTCCCAGGAGGCGGTGGTGGGCCAAACCGAACAGTCCATGCGGCTGCACTGCTGCTCCAGCTCGCGGGAGTTCCATCAGAGTCGGCAGGCCATCTACGTGTGCTCCATGCTGGAGGAGGCAGGTCCCCAAGTACAGTTGGACCAGGACACCCTCAGCAGCTTCCACTGCTGCTCCAGCTTCGCGGCCAGCTCGCTGCAGCGACGGGTTAGTGTGGCCAAGGGATCGCTGATCTCGCCGGAACCGCGTCCCCAGCGGCCAGCGACCTATGTCCAGTACACGGAGCAGTGTACGCTGTGTACCTTCCGGCTGAGAAGGGGACCGGGCGGAGCAGGATCCTCGGGAGCTGTGAGCAGTGCCGGCGGGAGCAGCAGCACCCGCACCCTGACCAGCCAGACGGGTGGCGGATCCTCCTCCACGGGCACGGCAGCTGGGAATATCTCAAAGCATCAGCGCTGGAGGCGGAAATGGAACTGTTGTGCCTCGGTGCCGGATAGTCCCGATGTCCCCAACGATCTCCTGGCGGCGTTGACGTTTCGAGAACGGGAAGAGGCAGCTGCGGCCGGTAAGCTGAATGCCCAGGAGCTGCCCATCCAGTTTATACGCACCCTGAATGGCGGTCTGGAGCCGGAAACCCTGCCCTTGAAGATAACCACCACACCGACGCCGCCGAGAAGCTCCAGACTCCGGCACATGTTGCGTCTGCTGGGACGCTATCGACGACCCCGCTGTCGTCACGGGTCGCATCATGGCATTGCGGCGAAGGAGCACGGCGGTGTGGGCGTCGGCATCAAACAGAACCAGATACGTCCATTGCAACTGCAGGCGGCAGGGCGTGGCTATGTCACCAACTCGACGGCCACACCCACGCCGCCTGCCAGCTCCCCGAGCCGGAGCTCCCTGGAGAGCAGCGAGCTGAGCACGAGCACGAGTCCCTCGAGTGGGCGCAAGGAGCTGATGCTGCTGCCCACATCCGTGATAAGAGACGACAGCGTGACCACCTACACGCTGACGCTGCCGCCCGCTCTACCTCCGCCGACGCGAAGGAAAATGAACCAGACCAGTCAGGAGCTAGCGGAGCTGGCTGAGACCCTGGGATTTGCCAGCAATCTGCAGCAGCTCTCGCAGCAGAACCAGCAGTCGCAGACGAACAGCAGGACACTGCCAAGTTTGGGCAACGTCTACAGGCGGCAACGACGGAAGCACTTCCTGCGGACACGCTCGCCCACCCTGTCGCCCATCCACGAGTCCGGCCTGTCGAATCCAACCTCGCCGCAACCGCTGCGCCACCACCAACACCAGATCCTAGCCAACTCTAACTCCAATCCGGCCAAAGCCACATCCTCGCCATTGCTAAGCCGAGCCAGCGGCACCTCGTCAACGGCTCTGGTCCAGAACCTGTGCAGTCTCGCCGGCGAAACCCTGAGGAAGACCGCCTCGAACAGTTCCCTCCAGAGCCTCAGCTCCAACTCCAGCAGCACCTAG
- the LOC108131081 gene encoding ficolin-2-like, with protein sequence MDGSVDFNRNWTEYRDGFGNLTGEFFIGLEKLHQITQSGQYELLIRLGRGNGYRDFIKYDNFKIGSEKNSYRLESVGNPTAGGAADYLKYNLNNKFSTYDRDNDNAIGSCVTEHGGGWWFGNCGYSSLNGRFYKDGKIKDRLYGISWGMWATRDYTVSMTFVEMMIRPKTF encoded by the exons ATGGATGGAAGCGTGGATTTTAATCGGAACTGGACTGAATACAGAGATGGATTTGGCAATTTAACAGGAGAATTTTTCATCGGCCTAGAAAAGTTGCATCAAATAACCCAATCGGGTCAGTACGAACTTCTCATCCGTCTGGGAAGAGGGAATGGGTACAGAGATTTCATCAAGTATGATAACTTCAAGATTGGCAGTGAGAAGAATTCCTATCGATTGGAATCGGTTGGAAATCCCACCGCTGGAGGTGCGGCCGATTACCTCAAATACAATTTGAACAACAAATTCTCGACATATGATAGGGATAATGACAATGCGATTGGAAGTTGCGTTACTGAACATGGTGGTGGCTGGTGGTTTGGTAATTGTGGCTATAG CTCCCTAAACGGAAGGTTCTACAAAGatggaaaaattaaagataGGTTATACGGCATATCTTGGGGCATGTGGGCGACACGCGACTATACCGTTTCAATGACTTTTGTCGAAATGATGATAAGACCCAAAACCTTTTAG
- the LOC108131278 gene encoding uncharacterized protein yields MIDILSLPRRNKVSGNPALLKMISYKTGLPINSLPGWELIPLNCKLPMLKCPGNQVIFSKNKIGQSFKSGKQEFESSVTEHIPEYNPLHDSNLKTFYSNERNLKRLRENGEITQDNDVICNLKDFNQHRQELHKSQLYYILQAYKRREAEQYDRMLIANAESITKRDHQNLAARHQCTEEIIARKQQLEQERHERKVHILNITYEKFKRLENLATMQNMLLEHRKMLTNMRVAAHISMCQDLQRKHLIKQKKLFQFKKDRFNKNMRLLRKQRLMKNTEHQIQSWKKRLDERIEHQRRINYLLQEVEKEREAFIERHKALYREKWARIQDEIKERARQKRIARKPKRKRRKKKKQEKPLEVRKPSFCEEYQSTFDGLLDSELCYALNAAIAMEGQTPLTFAPDDPIYKAAQYILNHIIAGFNEDLSDDECALMVLVSRIQEFVCDAKKYVHYKASQIIGFARDHKAMEVPASMAKSVVPAKNHSRASHVSFCGVASTIGVGSYEIHPFVDVRPCTERRPTPAGSLASLVVSQIGEQVIQDKVRLPHLNRNQIVFIEHYLVKFKRDLLVGLDKLVFAAIQCHFENRMMEVREELLALDRNYLFDQVAKGILSYAVNPLNYQSVLKLAVSVLSSEIIYELQHSMLKPGIDPRGMNHPISCGTERDREQLVLCMP; encoded by the exons ATGATCGACATTTTGTCGCTGCCGCGGCGGAATAAGGTGTCCGGAAATCCGGCCCTGCTGAAGATGATCTCCTACAAAACCGGGCTACCCATAAACAGTTTGCCCGGTTGGGAGTTGATACCTCTTAACTGCAAACTGCCCATGCTCAAGTGTCCGGGCAATCAGGTTATAttctccaaaaataaaatagggcAGTCG tttaaaagtGGTAAGCAGGAGTTCGAGTCCTCGGTTACCGAGCACATCCCAGAGTACAATCCCCTGCACGATTCCAATCTAAAGACCTTCTACTCCAACGAGCGCAATCTTAAGAGGCTGCGAGAGAATGGCGAAATCACCCAAGACAACGACGTGATCTGCAATTTGAAGGACTTCAACCAGCATCGCCAGGAGCTGCACAAGTCCCAGCTGTACTACATCCTGCAGGCCTACAAGCGTCGTGAGGCCGAGCAGTATGATCGAATGCTGATTGCCAATGCGGAATCGATTACGAAACGAGATCACCAGAATTTGGCGGCCCGGCATCAGTGTACCGAGGAGATAATCGCCAGGAAGCAGCAGCTGGAGCAGGAGCGGCACGAGCGCAAGGTCCACATCCTGAATATCACATACGAGAAGTTCAAGCGCCTGGAAAACCTGGCCACCATGCAAAACATGCTGCTGGAGCACCGCAAGATGCTCACCAATATGCGGGTAGCCGCGCACATCAGCATGTGCCAGGACTTGCAGAGGAAGCACCTCATCAAACAGAAGAAGCTGTTCCAGTTCAAGAAGGATCGCTTTAACAAGAACATGAGGCTTCTGAGGAAGCAGCGGCTAATGAAAAACACCGAGCACCAGATACAGTCCTGGAAGAAGCGACTTGACGAACGCattgaacatcagcgcagGATCAACTACCTGCTCCAGGAAGTGGAGAAGGAGCGGGAGGCTTTCATCGAACGACACAAGGCACTGTACAGAGAAAAGTGGGCGCGGATTCAGGACGAGATTAAGGAACGAGCCCGCCAAAAGAGGATTGCTCGCAAGCCCAAGCGGAAGCgcaggaagaagaagaagcaggaAAAGCCATTGGAGGTTCGAAAACCTTCGTTCTGTGAAGAATACCAGAGCACCTTTGACGGTTTGCTGGACAGCGAGCTGTGCTACGCCTTGAACGCCGCTATCGCCATGGAGGGCCAGACGCCGCTCACATTCGCTCCCGACGATCCCATCTACAAGGCGGCTCAATATATTCTGAACCACATTATAGCCGGTTTCAACGAGGATCTCAGCGATGATGAGTGCGCCCTGATGGTCCTCGTCTCGCGTATCCAGGAGTTTGTCTGCGATGCAAAGAAATACGTTCACTAT AAAGCATCTCAGATCATTGGATTTGCGAGAGATCACAAGGCCATGGAGGTGCCTGCATCGATGGCCAAGTCCGTAGTGCCGGCAAAGAACCATTCACGTGCCTCTCACGTCTCCTTCTGCGGAGTGGCCAGCACTATCGGGGTAGGCAGCTATGAGATCCATCCGTTCGTGGACGTCCGACCCTGCACGGAGCGACGACCCACGCCGGCGGGATCACTAGCCTCTCTGGTGGTGAGCCAAATAGGCGAGCAGGTGATTCAGGACAAGGTGCGTCTGCCGCACCTGAATCGTAACCAAATCGTGTTCATCGAGCACTATCTGGTCAAGTTCAAGCGGGATTTGCTGGTGGGCCTGGATAAACTAGTATTTGCGGCTATCCAGTGCCACTTCGAGAACCGTATGATGGAGGTACGGGAGGAGCTTCTGGCCCTGGACAGGAACTATCTATTTGACCAGGTCGCCAAAGGCATTCTCAGCTACGCCGTCAATCCGCTCAACTACCAATCTGTGCTAAAGCTGGCAGTTAGCGTTTTGTCCAGTGAGATCATCTATGAGCTTCAGCATTCGATGCTCAAGCCGGGTATAGATCCGCGTGGCATGAACCATCCCATATCCTGCGGCACAGAGAGGGACCGCGAGCAGCTAGTCCTTTGCATGCCTTAA